One window from the genome of Macrobrachium nipponense isolate FS-2020 chromosome 49, ASM1510439v2, whole genome shotgun sequence encodes:
- the LOC135205228 gene encoding LOW QUALITY PROTEIN: neurotrophin 1-like (The sequence of the model RefSeq protein was modified relative to this genomic sequence to represent the inferred CDS: deleted 1 base in 1 codon) — protein MDVVSLVLWLVTVLGRNSAASASRPGYVLTYKQHERCDASRQPSCANSSSLNYCLEDDDYPLYEIKAYIHADAIFRKKYSDVRSQSAEDLVENVSRSQERDFSYPYTGASTLQDSPYDVSHWAGPEGYACPSDVVYAALKRAQNGEGRWRVVVSDAPYYSQTVRLETCSFPSAACRTLAPCYKSACAQKYVYHRLLSWDPCDPYRGLFVDTYKLPSACSCHVPAK, from the exons ATGGACGTCGTCAGTCTG GTTTTGTGGCTGGTGACTGTCCTTGGAAGGAATTCAGCAGCGTCAGCGTCGCGTCCTGGATATGTGCTCACGTATAAGCAACACGAGCGCTGCGATGCCTCAAGGCAGCCATCTTGCGCCAACAGTTCCTCTCTCAATTACTGCTTGGAAGACGACGATTACCCGCTGTACGAAATCAAGGCTTACATCCACGCCGACGCCATCTTCCGGAAG AAGTACTCCGACGTCCGGAGTCAGTCGGCCGAAGACCTGGTCGAGAACGTCAGCCGCAGCCAAGAGAGGGACTTCTCCTACCCCTACACCGGAGCATCGACACTGCAGGACTCCCCTTACGACGTGAGCCACTGGGCCGGTCCCGAGGGCTACGCGTGCCCTTCGGACGTCGTTTACGCCGCGCTCAAGCGCGCACAGAACGGCGAGGGAAGGTGGAGGGTAGTTGTCAGCGACGCGCCCTATTATTCCCAGACGGTTCGTCTGGAGACGTGCTCGTTCCCGAGCGCCGCCTGCCGTACCTTGGCGCCTTGCTACAAGAGCGCCTGCGCGCAGAAGTACGTCTACCATCGGCTGCTTTCTTGGGATCCCTGCGATCCTTACAGGGGCCTGTTCGTCGACACCTACAAGCTGCCTTCTGCTTGCTCGTGTCACGTGCCTGCTAAATGA